A genomic window from Luteolibacter sp. LG18 includes:
- a CDS encoding response regulator: MHLLKNPAADLSDRGEGPVPTELSVLVVEDARATADILGMFFEAEGHRVRVAYDGAEALKQAVVEPPDLILMDLGLPEMNGLEVAREIRRHPFTKRVVVIALTGYDDQEMLHRCAEHGFDAHLSKPADPEEIKRLVKVLFPD; encoded by the coding sequence ATGCACCTCCTGAAGAATCCGGCTGCTGACCTATCCGATCGGGGCGAAGGTCCTGTTCCCACCGAGCTTTCCGTGCTGGTGGTGGAGGATGCCCGGGCTACCGCGGACATTCTCGGAATGTTCTTCGAGGCCGAGGGACATCGGGTGAGGGTGGCGTATGACGGCGCGGAGGCGCTCAAGCAGGCGGTGGTGGAGCCTCCGGACCTGATTCTCATGGATCTGGGGCTTCCCGAAATGAACGGGCTCGAGGTGGCCCGTGAAATCCGCCGCCATCCCTTCACCAAGCGGGTGGTGGTGATTGCCCTCACCGGCTACGATGATCAGGAAATGCTCCATCGCTGTGCGGAGCACGGGTTCGACGCGCATCTCTCGAAACCCGCCGACCCCGAGGAAATCAAACGGCTGGTGAAGGTGTTGTTTCCGGATTGA
- a CDS encoding TIM-barrel domain-containing protein: MKLPLLPFPLLIFFSGPLAAELLTTAGKPVELSVRAAGERGVRLTLKPVEFAPELPANPALLDSTAAPVARWRDLDGPQEARVGELQILVRPVPLTVRVTAAGGRLIQELVVDAAGKVAFALDGQPVLGLGEGGPRPGKDWQHAPVEFDRRGRMEDMVPRWQSDAYGSRNPVAVLAGTGGWGLYFAAPWGKIDLSKPDRGLFVPNEPRVAGPRQTVGNQQQQLGKGLPPAESVVTGLLDVFVFDARQPAVFMKDLAAISGPAVLPPKWALGYMQSHRTLEDDVAMLQIVDTFREKHIPMDAVIYLGTGFTPRGWNKPQPSFEFNPEVFKHDPATVLSDFHARNTKVVLHMVPWDRDRLPVLDDAHLGSYWKEHEALVKAGVDGWWPDEGDWFDLHERLTRHQLYYQGPLSSQPDRRPWSLHRNGYLGIARWGGWVWSGDTQSTWKSLEAQIAVGINHSLSLSPFWGSDIGGFFSTPELTGELYLRWFQFGAFCPSFRSHGRTWWTRLPWGWGLDSLGPVEDREPPKVSELNNPAIEPLVRRYAELRYRLLSYNYTAAWQARDGGLPMMRALWLHYPEDPKARGIGNEYLWGGDLLVAPVFQKGATSRDVYLPVGKWHDFWSGEIVDGGRTVSRPVDLGTMPLYVKAGAILPLDPVRQYTAEPVTEPRVIRVHTGADGSGVLYEDDGGSQGYLKGEAAVTSFSWNDRERKLVIEPRVSTQARQTKPQAFRIELVPGGTAKVVEYTGSSLTISL; this comes from the coding sequence ATGAAACTGCCATTGCTCCCTTTTCCGCTCCTGATCTTCTTCTCCGGCCCGCTGGCCGCGGAGCTTCTAACCACGGCGGGGAAGCCGGTGGAATTGAGCGTCCGCGCCGCTGGGGAGCGGGGTGTGCGGCTGACGCTCAAGCCGGTGGAATTCGCGCCGGAGCTGCCCGCGAACCCGGCGTTGTTGGATTCCACGGCTGCACCTGTGGCGCGCTGGCGGGATCTCGATGGCCCGCAGGAGGCGAGGGTGGGGGAGCTGCAAATTTTGGTTAGGCCCGTGCCATTGACCGTCCGGGTGACGGCAGCGGGTGGGCGATTGATCCAGGAACTGGTGGTGGATGCCGCGGGAAAGGTGGCCTTCGCCTTGGATGGGCAGCCGGTGCTGGGACTGGGTGAGGGCGGCCCGCGGCCCGGGAAGGACTGGCAGCACGCACCGGTGGAGTTCGACCGGCGCGGGCGGATGGAGGACATGGTGCCGCGCTGGCAGTCCGATGCCTATGGTTCGCGCAATCCGGTGGCGGTGCTGGCGGGGACAGGCGGATGGGGGCTCTATTTCGCGGCCCCATGGGGAAAGATCGACCTGTCGAAGCCCGACCGCGGCTTGTTCGTTCCCAATGAACCAAGGGTGGCCGGACCACGTCAGACGGTTGGCAACCAGCAGCAACAGCTCGGCAAGGGGCTGCCTCCGGCGGAATCGGTGGTAACTGGGTTGCTCGACGTGTTCGTGTTCGATGCGCGCCAGCCGGCGGTGTTCATGAAGGACCTTGCCGCGATCAGCGGACCGGCGGTGCTGCCGCCGAAGTGGGCGCTGGGTTACATGCAGTCCCACCGCACGCTGGAGGACGACGTGGCGATGCTGCAGATCGTGGACACTTTCCGGGAGAAGCACATCCCGATGGATGCGGTGATCTATCTCGGCACCGGGTTCACGCCGAGAGGCTGGAACAAGCCGCAGCCCTCCTTCGAGTTCAACCCGGAGGTGTTCAAGCACGACCCGGCCACGGTGCTCTCCGACTTCCATGCCCGGAACACGAAAGTGGTGCTGCACATGGTGCCGTGGGACCGCGACCGCCTGCCGGTTCTCGATGACGCCCACCTTGGCTCCTATTGGAAGGAGCATGAGGCGCTGGTGAAGGCGGGCGTAGACGGCTGGTGGCCGGACGAGGGCGATTGGTTCGATCTCCATGAGCGGCTCACGCGCCACCAGCTATACTACCAGGGGCCGTTGAGCAGCCAGCCGGACCGGCGGCCGTGGAGCCTGCACCGCAATGGCTACCTCGGCATCGCGCGGTGGGGCGGGTGGGTGTGGTCCGGCGACACGCAATCGACTTGGAAAAGCCTGGAGGCCCAGATCGCGGTGGGCATCAACCATTCGCTCAGCCTGTCCCCGTTCTGGGGTTCCGACATCGGCGGGTTCTTCTCCACGCCGGAGCTGACCGGGGAGCTGTATCTACGATGGTTCCAGTTCGGCGCGTTCTGCCCGTCGTTCCGCTCGCATGGGCGGACATGGTGGACACGGTTGCCGTGGGGGTGGGGCTTGGATTCGTTGGGTCCGGTCGAGGACCGCGAGCCGCCGAAGGTTTCGGAGCTGAACAATCCCGCCATCGAGCCGCTGGTGCGGCGCTACGCGGAGCTCCGCTACCGTCTGCTCTCCTACAATTACACCGCGGCCTGGCAGGCGCGGGACGGAGGCCTGCCGATGATGCGCGCGCTGTGGCTCCATTACCCGGAGGACCCGAAGGCCCGGGGAATCGGAAACGAATACCTGTGGGGCGGCGATCTGCTCGTGGCGCCGGTGTTCCAAAAAGGCGCGACTTCGCGGGACGTCTATCTGCCCGTGGGCAAGTGGCATGACTTTTGGTCGGGCGAGATCGTGGACGGCGGGCGCACGGTTTCCCGCCCGGTTGATCTCGGGACGATGCCGCTTTATGTGAAAGCCGGTGCGATCCTGCCGCTCGATCCGGTCCGGCAGTATACGGCGGAGCCTGTGACTGAGCCGCGCGTGATCCGGGTGCACACGGGCGCGGATGGAAGCGGCGTCCTGTATGAGGACGACGGAGGCAGCCAAGGCTATCTGAAAGGCGAAGCGGCGGTGACCTCGTTTTCCTGGAATGACCGGGAGCGCAAACTGGTGATCGAGCCGCGGGTTTCGACCCAGGCCCGCCAGACGAAGCCGCAGGCATTCCGCATCGAGCTGGTTCCCGGGGGCACCGCGAAGGTGGTGGAATACACGGGCTCGTCTCTCACCATCTCCTTATAG
- a CDS encoding HU family DNA-binding protein, translated as MAKKAAPVKERFSKTQILDEIAASTSLTRKQVSAVLDSLTDVIESHVNKRAVGEFVLPGLLKINTIKKPAVKARKGINPFTKEEVTFKAKPASTVVKVRPLKKLKDMVL; from the coding sequence ATGGCTAAAAAAGCAGCTCCCGTAAAAGAACGTTTCAGCAAGACCCAGATTCTCGATGAGATCGCGGCCAGCACGAGCCTCACCCGCAAGCAGGTGTCCGCCGTGCTCGACAGCCTCACCGACGTCATCGAAAGCCACGTCAACAAGCGTGCGGTCGGCGAGTTCGTCCTGCCGGGCCTCCTCAAGATCAACACGATCAAGAAGCCGGCCGTGAAAGCCCGCAAGGGGATCAACCCATTCACCAAGGAAGAAGTTACCTTCAAGGCCAAGCCCGCCTCCACGGTGGTCAAGGTCCGTCCGCTCAAGAAGCTCAAGGACATGGTCCTCTGA
- a CDS encoding LodA/GoxA family CTQ-dependent oxidase has product MKNLEATPDDAPVCDCATNPDNSLVTMFVDMVQKGRIKAGQCPALRPVFLKPHCVAHGVFRINPDIPEVFKVGVFAGGEYPLWARFSSDTLPTRNDYESTIGIGLKLFGTPTPKIFGLPDDTTFDFIMQNMDVFFVDTARDMCEFTKAGVIDGDYGPYLEAHPKTKEILDAMAKPVGSALASPYWAILPFALGGSHYVKYKLEPTIEVPVPSTPPQDPCYLAADLAKRLSEGDAVFRFCIQLRTNPATMPLDQATVAWPEDESPFVHIADVIFPKQDVTERGQAAYGENLSWNIWRVTADHTPQGSIADARKVVYAASANERRNVNGIPDGEPTVPKPAEDLPPGKDTRVVRAAIHPAIGVARVGDAETEYFIGPEVTEPPLGEYTNQYRTAGGELKRQAARFRLYGYNAAGEVVRELTPDNADISWTVHVANRKADWFRFITAMDIPATKNLTVPRRNASITGPARAQLVIDPGPRSISGRNVSGGAEHRFDTGEFKGVTVPLGELQTDDQGRLLFLGGHGKSASPSGAPPFDPADPDTFNNADDWYDDMSDGPVDATVSINGRSIPVEGSWVLCAPPNYAPDVIGWRTLYDLLVDTYVDAGMLPLPDQTSFTRDIQPLLGRLSNLQWVNKGFAAMYGKGRPMDFEDPAFIRELSLNGESGKPYEELRRTILNTFRAFDTEVNEPRLWPWIYGDDFGGDLFSPSPQTMLALPQLQQLHLQRWVAGTFVDDWDPAATPPHTLADVPLAEQPAMLDKAALHYCLADAFHPGCETTWPMRHSTLYSAPFRIRRRSDEPADTYGSTLDQQEALALTGPLYRQGPGNITCWMGLPWQGDTAYCRSGYDPQYDPFLPTFWAARVPNWVLTEEDYVIVMNESLPREERIAAYNRRAYWFRAIDEAPDIPARMEKMVAEFGAQGIVEARPGIADDPDFPATIFVENLSKDQQQRFAAARASLKALRTAAAPNSYQEKVHAAGWNSEQHLREAINLRARRKS; this is encoded by the coding sequence ATGAAAAACCTGGAAGCCACGCCCGATGACGCGCCCGTCTGCGACTGCGCCACGAACCCCGACAACTCGCTGGTCACCATGTTCGTGGACATGGTTCAGAAGGGCCGGATCAAGGCGGGCCAATGCCCGGCGCTGCGTCCCGTGTTCCTGAAGCCGCACTGCGTGGCGCACGGGGTTTTCCGCATCAATCCGGACATTCCAGAGGTTTTCAAGGTGGGCGTCTTCGCGGGCGGCGAGTATCCGCTGTGGGCCCGCTTCTCGTCCGACACCCTGCCCACCCGCAACGACTACGAAAGCACAATCGGCATCGGCCTGAAGCTCTTCGGCACCCCGACCCCGAAGATCTTCGGCCTGCCGGATGACACAACCTTCGATTTCATCATGCAGAACATGGACGTGTTCTTCGTGGATACGGCGCGGGACATGTGTGAGTTCACCAAGGCGGGGGTGATCGATGGCGACTACGGCCCCTATCTGGAGGCCCATCCGAAGACCAAGGAGATCCTCGACGCGATGGCGAAACCGGTGGGCTCGGCGCTGGCCTCCCCCTACTGGGCGATCCTACCCTTCGCCCTCGGCGGCAGCCACTATGTGAAATACAAGCTGGAGCCCACCATCGAGGTGCCAGTTCCTTCCACGCCGCCGCAGGATCCCTGCTATCTCGCCGCGGACCTTGCAAAACGCCTTTCCGAGGGAGACGCGGTGTTCCGTTTCTGCATCCAGCTCCGCACGAACCCGGCGACGATGCCGCTCGACCAGGCCACCGTGGCATGGCCGGAGGACGAAAGCCCCTTCGTCCACATCGCCGACGTGATCTTCCCGAAGCAGGACGTGACCGAGCGCGGTCAGGCGGCCTACGGCGAGAACCTGAGCTGGAACATCTGGCGCGTGACCGCGGACCACACCCCGCAGGGCTCGATCGCCGACGCCCGCAAGGTGGTCTACGCCGCCTCCGCCAACGAGCGCCGGAACGTCAACGGCATCCCCGATGGCGAGCCCACCGTGCCGAAGCCCGCCGAGGACCTGCCACCGGGCAAGGACACCCGCGTCGTCCGCGCCGCGATCCATCCGGCGATCGGCGTGGCACGGGTGGGTGACGCCGAAACCGAATACTTCATCGGGCCGGAGGTCACCGAGCCCCCGCTCGGCGAATACACCAACCAGTACCGCACCGCCGGTGGCGAGCTGAAGCGCCAGGCCGCGCGCTTCCGCCTCTATGGCTACAATGCCGCCGGCGAAGTGGTGCGCGAGCTCACCCCGGACAACGCCGACATCTCGTGGACCGTGCACGTGGCGAACCGCAAGGCCGATTGGTTCCGCTTCATCACCGCGATGGATATTCCGGCGACCAAGAACCTGACGGTCCCCCGCCGCAACGCCAGCATCACCGGCCCGGCCCGCGCCCAGCTCGTGATCGATCCCGGCCCGCGCAGCATCAGCGGCCGGAATGTTTCCGGCGGAGCCGAGCACCGCTTCGATACCGGCGAGTTCAAGGGTGTGACCGTTCCTCTGGGAGAATTGCAGACCGACGACCAGGGCCGCCTGCTCTTCCTTGGCGGCCACGGCAAGTCGGCCTCGCCGAGCGGTGCCCCGCCCTTCGATCCCGCCGATCCGGACACCTTCAACAACGCGGACGATTGGTACGACGACATGTCGGACGGCCCGGTGGACGCCACCGTGTCGATCAACGGCCGCTCGATTCCCGTGGAAGGCTCGTGGGTGCTGTGCGCCCCTCCGAACTATGCCCCGGACGTGATCGGCTGGCGGACCCTTTACGACCTCCTCGTCGACACCTACGTGGACGCCGGAATGCTGCCGCTGCCGGACCAGACCTCGTTCACCCGCGACATCCAGCCATTGCTCGGCCGCCTTTCGAACCTGCAGTGGGTGAACAAGGGCTTCGCCGCGATGTATGGCAAGGGCCGCCCGATGGACTTCGAGGACCCGGCGTTCATCCGCGAGCTGTCGCTCAACGGCGAGTCCGGCAAGCCCTACGAGGAACTCCGCCGCACCATTCTGAACACCTTCCGCGCCTTCGACACCGAGGTGAACGAGCCGCGCCTGTGGCCGTGGATCTATGGCGATGACTTCGGCGGCGATCTCTTCTCGCCCTCGCCGCAGACCATGCTGGCGCTGCCGCAGCTCCAGCAACTCCATCTCCAGCGTTGGGTGGCCGGCACCTTCGTGGATGACTGGGATCCCGCCGCCACGCCGCCGCACACGCTGGCGGACGTGCCGCTGGCCGAACAACCGGCGATGCTCGACAAGGCCGCGCTGCACTACTGCCTGGCGGACGCATTCCATCCCGGCTGCGAGACCACCTGGCCGATGCGCCACTCCACGCTCTACAGCGCGCCATTCCGCATTCGCCGCCGCTCCGATGAACCGGCCGATACCTACGGCAGCACCCTCGACCAGCAAGAGGCGCTGGCCCTCACCGGCCCGCTCTATCGACAGGGGCCCGGCAACATCACCTGCTGGATGGGCCTGCCGTGGCAAGGTGACACCGCCTACTGCCGCTCGGGCTATGATCCGCAATACGATCCCTTCCTTCCCACCTTCTGGGCGGCCCGCGTGCCGAACTGGGTGCTGACCGAAGAGGACTACGTGATCGTGATGAACGAGTCGCTTCCGCGTGAGGAACGCATCGCCGCCTACAACCGGCGTGCCTACTGGTTCCGCGCCATCGATGAGGCTCCGGACATCCCCGCGCGCATGGAGAAGATGGTCGCCGAGTTCGGTGCCCAGGGCATCGTGGAAGCCCGCCCTGGCATCGCCGATGATCCGGATTTCCCGGCCACCATCTTCGTCGAGAACCTCAGCAAGGACCAGCAGCAGCGGTTCGCCGCGGCCAGGGCCAGCCTCAAGGCGCTCCGCACCGCCGCCGCTCCGAACTCTTACCAGGAAAAGGTGCACGCCGCCGGTTGGAACAGCGAGCAGCACCTCCGCGAAGCCATCAACCTTCGAGCCCGCCGCAAGTCATGA
- a CDS encoding tryptophan 7-halogenase — protein sequence MSQTWDAIIGGAGPAGLIAATTLSRAGGKVLLLDPQSSGRHKVGESVPGAMARLLAKLNLPPIGGPGSPHRSVGGIVSHWAGELRTEDHLSKPEGGGWRLNRGAFEAELAQVAAAVGVMRKPARVTGVERINGVWQMDTEAHGKLAADFLIDATGRNAAIARRAGARQIHGPPLVAVWTIGRNTRETPPNRTFIESTAEGWWYAAYLPDGRPLTVFHTTPALAADLRAHPMRWLEQLRATRHIAAQVDPEAFYRMALKVHDARSCHLESPCGPGWAACGDAALAFDPLASQGIFNAMASADMVATALLGNTTLEHYQRTAEEVRSLYQRRRNPLYAAAARHFGTPFWQLHADRDPIADGVTS from the coding sequence ATGAGCCAAACCTGGGATGCCATCATCGGTGGTGCCGGACCGGCTGGACTGATCGCCGCGACCACCTTGTCGCGGGCGGGCGGGAAAGTCCTGCTCCTCGATCCCCAATCATCCGGCCGCCACAAGGTCGGCGAAAGCGTGCCGGGCGCCATGGCCCGACTGCTGGCGAAACTCAACCTGCCGCCCATCGGCGGGCCGGGTAGTCCCCACCGCTCGGTCGGAGGCATCGTCTCCCACTGGGCGGGCGAACTGCGGACCGAAGATCACCTTTCGAAACCCGAGGGTGGTGGCTGGCGGCTCAACCGCGGCGCGTTCGAAGCCGAACTCGCCCAGGTGGCCGCCGCCGTGGGAGTCATGAGAAAACCCGCGCGCGTCACCGGTGTGGAACGCATCAACGGTGTCTGGCAGATGGACACGGAGGCCCACGGCAAACTCGCCGCGGATTTCCTGATCGATGCCACCGGCCGCAATGCCGCCATCGCCCGGCGTGCCGGAGCCCGTCAGATCCACGGCCCGCCCTTGGTCGCCGTCTGGACCATCGGCCGCAACACCCGCGAAACACCGCCCAACCGCACCTTCATCGAATCCACCGCCGAGGGTTGGTGGTATGCCGCGTATCTGCCGGATGGTCGACCGCTCACGGTCTTCCACACCACCCCGGCCCTGGCCGCGGATCTGCGCGCCCATCCCATGCGATGGCTCGAGCAACTGCGCGCCACGCGCCACATCGCGGCACAGGTCGATCCCGAGGCCTTCTACCGGATGGCGCTGAAGGTCCACGACGCCCGGTCCTGCCATCTGGAGTCACCCTGTGGCCCGGGCTGGGCCGCCTGCGGTGATGCCGCGCTGGCATTCGATCCCCTCGCCTCGCAGGGCATCTTCAATGCCATGGCCTCGGCCGACATGGTCGCCACCGCGCTGTTGGGAAATACGACCTTGGAACACTACCAGCGAACGGCCGAGGAGGTGAGATCCCTCTATCAGCGCCGCAGGAATCCGCTCTACGCCGCTGCCGCGCGCCACTTCGGCACACCGTTCTGGCAACTCCACGCGGATCGGGATCCGATCGCGGATGGCGTGACGTCATGA
- a CDS encoding zinc-binding dehydrogenase, producing MKTERSNGKALAAVFRGHGLPLELMEFAVPRPGPGELLVEITCATICGSDVHTWHGRRNEPTPCVLGHEITGRVAGFGEGASRVDLRGVPLHVGDRVTWTLAASCGECFYCKRGLPQKCGSLFKYGHAAISPGREFSGGFAECCILTAGTGVLRLPEELPDAIAAPANCAVATVAAAYRRAEPAEGATVVVIGCGVLGLTACAMAAAAGAEQVIGCDLSAAREEAARAFGATGFSDPARLREVVLEATHGRGADLVLEFSGASQSVATAIEVMRTGATAVIAGTTMPDKPVALDPNDLVRRMLTLKGLHNYAPEDLVTAVDFLATAGMRYPYASLAGGSFALAQVNEAFASANASPGKRVAVIP from the coding sequence ATGAAAACCGAACGATCGAATGGAAAGGCCTTGGCCGCCGTCTTCAGGGGGCATGGTCTGCCGCTGGAGTTAATGGAGTTTGCCGTGCCCCGCCCGGGACCCGGTGAGCTGCTGGTGGAGATCACCTGTGCCACCATCTGCGGCAGCGATGTGCACACGTGGCATGGTCGCCGGAATGAACCCACGCCATGCGTGCTCGGTCATGAGATCACCGGACGCGTCGCCGGTTTCGGTGAGGGCGCTTCGCGGGTGGACTTGCGGGGAGTTCCGCTCCACGTGGGCGATCGGGTGACGTGGACGCTGGCGGCCTCTTGTGGGGAGTGTTTCTATTGCAAGCGTGGCTTGCCGCAGAAGTGCGGCAGCTTGTTCAAGTATGGCCACGCTGCCATCTCTCCGGGCCGGGAGTTCAGCGGTGGTTTCGCGGAGTGCTGCATTCTCACCGCGGGCACCGGGGTGCTGCGCTTGCCGGAGGAGTTACCGGACGCCATCGCCGCACCTGCGAATTGTGCCGTGGCCACGGTGGCCGCGGCCTACCGTCGTGCTGAACCGGCGGAGGGAGCGACCGTGGTGGTGATCGGCTGTGGAGTTCTAGGTTTGACCGCCTGTGCGATGGCGGCCGCCGCGGGAGCGGAGCAGGTGATCGGTTGTGATCTGAGCGCGGCCCGTGAAGAGGCGGCCCGTGCCTTCGGGGCCACAGGCTTCAGCGATCCGGCGCGCTTGCGCGAGGTGGTTCTGGAGGCCACCCACGGCCGCGGTGCGGATCTGGTGCTGGAGTTTTCCGGTGCGTCCCAGTCGGTCGCCACGGCGATCGAGGTGATGAGGACCGGCGCGACGGCGGTGATCGCGGGCACCACGATGCCAGACAAGCCGGTGGCACTCGATCCGAACGATCTCGTCCGGCGCATGCTCACCTTGAAAGGGCTGCACAACTACGCACCGGAGGATCTGGTGACCGCGGTGGATTTCCTCGCGACGGCGGGCATGCGTTATCCTTACGCGTCGCTGGCCGGGGGCTCGTTCGCATTGGCACAGGTCAACGAAGCCTTTGCGTCCGCGAACGCCAGTCCCGGCAAACGGGTGGCGGTGATCCCTTGA
- a CDS encoding MFS transporter encodes MTSPSLHSVSPEFSTARLRTLMAVMFCYLFYYTGRQTFGFAIPGMMKELGLTKTQLGWCGTAMLWCYALGQAVNGQLADRFGGKRMMTMGACFSFVLNLVLSGATSLTTLMVPWAVNGMAQSMGWAPGSRILSNWWDKQHRGRVFGWYLFAAGSSSVLTYGLAALVLPLGWRWIFRLPVILLVVGAVVFWLVARERPSDSGFPDLEDEKGDSGMVVESIAGLSIWQRYRVGLTCVPFLLGCFSIGFQNLARYGLLVWVPVHLLGTDWDKGNSPMRWVAMALPLGMAIGAVSAGWMSDRVFKGRRSSAIVIFLFLAAIFAGLTSQVPRESHWSLPLLFLTGFFVYGPQSGYWALCPDLLGRRFAGTGIGIMNFCAYLFAGLGEPLIGALIEHAHTTSIAFTVIAVACAAGASLMLFVRR; translated from the coding sequence ATGACGTCGCCATCCCTCCATTCTGTTTCCCCCGAGTTCAGCACCGCGCGCCTGCGCACGCTGATGGCGGTGATGTTCTGCTACCTGTTCTATTACACCGGCAGGCAGACCTTCGGATTCGCTATCCCCGGGATGATGAAGGAGCTTGGCCTCACGAAGACGCAGTTGGGTTGGTGCGGTACCGCGATGTTGTGGTGCTACGCGCTGGGGCAAGCGGTGAACGGGCAGCTCGCCGACCGCTTTGGCGGCAAGCGGATGATGACCATGGGGGCATGTTTTTCATTCGTGCTGAATCTCGTGCTGAGCGGCGCGACCAGCCTGACGACGCTCATGGTGCCGTGGGCGGTGAATGGAATGGCCCAGTCGATGGGCTGGGCACCGGGGAGCCGGATCCTTTCGAACTGGTGGGACAAGCAGCATCGAGGGCGGGTGTTCGGCTGGTATTTATTCGCCGCGGGCAGTTCCTCGGTACTTACCTATGGTCTGGCTGCTCTGGTGCTCCCGCTTGGGTGGCGGTGGATTTTCCGACTGCCGGTGATCCTGCTGGTGGTGGGGGCGGTGGTGTTTTGGCTGGTGGCGCGCGAGCGTCCATCGGACAGCGGGTTTCCGGATTTGGAGGACGAGAAGGGGGATAGTGGCATGGTGGTGGAATCGATCGCCGGGCTTTCGATCTGGCAGCGTTACCGGGTTGGCCTCACCTGCGTGCCGTTCCTCTTGGGGTGTTTCTCGATCGGTTTTCAAAATCTCGCGCGCTACGGATTGCTGGTGTGGGTTCCGGTCCACCTGCTGGGCACGGATTGGGACAAGGGAAACTCGCCGATGCGGTGGGTCGCGATGGCCTTGCCGCTGGGCATGGCGATCGGGGCGGTGAGCGCGGGCTGGATGTCGGACCGGGTGTTCAAGGGCAGGCGCTCCAGCGCGATCGTGATCTTCCTGTTCCTCGCGGCGATCTTCGCCGGGCTGACGAGCCAGGTGCCGAGGGAATCCCATTGGTCGCTGCCGTTGTTGTTCCTGACCGGTTTCTTCGTCTACGGGCCGCAGTCCGGTTATTGGGCGCTGTGCCCGGATCTGCTCGGTCGCCGTTTCGCTGGCACCGGCATCGGGATCATGAATTTCTGCGCGTATCTCTTCGCTGGTCTGGGGGAACCGTTGATCGGAGCCCTGATCGAACACGCGCACACCACCTCCATCGCTTTCACCGTGATCGCGGTGGCCTGCGCGGCGGGGGCCTCGCTCATGCTTTTTGTCCGCCGTTAA
- a CDS encoding cupin domain-containing protein — translation MNLVELASRIRNTRLSRGYTLDRVSELSGLGKGLLSKVENFRVTPSLPTLARLCEALGIRLSELVEGLDERPNLSIIRRGERKAVDRDSDQSDISYESLAHGRPDRKMDPFELTIPAGGGRRDPMPHEGEEFLTVLEGAVTFEFNGELHQLVKGDSAYFDADIAHRVFNPGATEARILCVFLGRSL, via the coding sequence ATGAATCTCGTGGAATTGGCATCGCGGATCCGGAACACCCGCCTCAGCCGCGGCTACACCCTCGATCGCGTCTCCGAGCTTTCAGGCCTGGGCAAGGGACTGCTTTCCAAGGTCGAGAACTTCCGGGTGACCCCATCCCTGCCGACCCTCGCCCGCCTCTGCGAGGCTTTGGGAATCCGTCTTTCAGAATTGGTCGAAGGCTTGGATGAAAGACCCAATCTCAGCATCATCCGCCGCGGCGAACGCAAGGCCGTGGATCGGGACAGCGACCAATCCGACATCTCCTATGAGTCGCTGGCCCATGGTCGCCCGGATCGCAAGATGGACCCCTTCGAGCTGACGATCCCAGCCGGGGGCGGCCGTCGGGATCCGATGCCTCACGAGGGCGAGGAGTTCCTGACCGTGCTCGAGGGAGCCGTGACTTTCGAGTTCAATGGTGAGCTCCACCAATTGGTGAAGGGCGACAGCGCCTACTTCGACGCGGACATCGCCCACCGGGTTTTCAATCCGGGTGCGACCGAGGCCCGGATCCTCTGCGTGTTCCTCGGCCGGTCTCTTTGA